In the Fibrobacter succinogenes genome, CCGGTATAGTAAGCGCCGGAATAGTTTTTTTCTTTATCGCAGTCCGGGCCGTAATAAGCGCCCTTATCGTCAAAGAAGTTGCCAGTAAAGTCTGCTGCATTGATCACAGATGGACCGAGTAGCAAAGCGAGAGAGAGAGAGAAGATTGTTTTTTTCATATTCATGTTCCAAAATTACCCATTTTACGAGGATTTTTAACACTTTTTGGAAAAATATTAGTGTAATTGATTACAACAAAAACTTTGTAAAATATATTTGCTTTTTTGTGCAGTTATTGTTATATTTAGTGAACAGAAAAGCAAGTAAACAAGTGTATCGTTAAAATAAGGAATCTTTGTTTTCGCGGTTGTGAAAAGGCTAAGATATGGATTTACGGGAAAAGCTGGACATTCTAGGCGATGCCGCCAAGTATGACGTTTCGTGTTCGTCGAGCGGCTCCAAGCGCAACTCGCCCAAAGGCGGAATGGGCTGCGGGCACAGTTCAGGCATTTGCCACACATGGAGCGCCGATGGCCGCTGCATTTCGCTATTGAAAGTGCTTTTCAGCAATGCGTGCAAATACGATTGCGCCTATTGCGTCAACCGGCGGAGTAACGATATCCCGCGAGCGACTTTTACACCCAAGGAACTCATCAATCTCACTTTGGAATTTTACCGACGCAATTACATCGAAGGGCTATTCTTGAGTTCGGCGGTTATCGGTACGCCCGATTACACGATGGAACTTTTGATTAAGGTCGCAAAAGAATTGCGGCTGGTGCACCATTTTGGCGGATACATTCACTTGAAAGCGATTCCCGGAGCAAGTTCCAAGCTTTTGTTCGAGGCAGGGCTTTATGCCGACCGCAGTAGCGTGAACATCGAAATTCCATCCGACAAGCAATTGCAATACCTTGCGCCCGAAAAGAATTTTGCATCCATTTACCGCCCCATGAATTTTTTGGCAGAACGCAAATTGGAATATAAAGCGGATAAATCCAAGTATTCTCCCAAATTTTTGCCAGCAGGGCAAAGCACGCAAATGATTGTCGGAGCATCGGGGGAGACTGATTTCCAGATTCTCACGCTGTCGGCAGGCTTCTACAAGCAACAGCAAATGAAGCGTGTTTATTTTTCGGGCTATGTTCCCATCAACGCCGACAAGCGCTTGCCTGTGATTACAACAAAGCCACCGCTTTTGCGCGAACACAGGCTGTACCAAGCGGATTGGCTTATGCGTTTTTACAAGTTCGAATACAACGAAATCTTGGACGAAAAAAATCCATTCCTGGATCCGGATCTAGACCCGAAAGTGATGTGGGCACTCAGGCATCCGGAATGTTTCCCGGTCGATTTGCAAACCGCCGATTACGAAATGATTTTGCGCGTGCCGGGAATCGGAGTGAGGTCTGCCCAGCTCATTGTAAGCGGCAGGCGTTACAATAAAATCAGGCTGGAACATTTAAAGAAAATGGGAGTGGTTCTCAAGCGCGCGAAGTACTTCATTTACAACAATGAAGTTCCTCGTGAGCTCCATAAGCTTTACCCGGAAATGATTCGTCCGCTGCTCATTGCAGGCAAGCCCAAATCCGATCAACTGGATTTGTTCGATTCTATGCCCGCCGCATTACCATCACCGGCAACCAATCAGCCAATAACTCAACCAACAGCAAACTATCAGCCAATCGCGATGCCACCACCAAGAGCCGCGCAATCACCCCAAACATTGTCAATCGCAAGCAACTAACGCTCACATCGTCATCCTGAACGCGAATGCGTCAAGTCTCGCAACGTTCAAACAAATCCTATCAACCAACAACTAGCAACTAACAACTTCTAAGTTCTAAGCTCTAAGTTCCGCCAACTTCCTACTTCCCACTTCCTACTGCCTAGAAATTACTGGATCCTTCAGCCCTACAGGCTTCAGGATGACGTCCCTAAGTTCCGCCAACTTCCTACCGCCTACTTCCTACTTCCTACTTCCTACTTCCAACACCCCCATGTCCATCGCCATTCATTACGATTCTACTTTCGACGGTTTCCTGAGCGCGGTCTTCGAGATTTACCGCCAGCATCTCGACGTCACGAGCTTTGTAGCCGAGCGCTCTTACGAGGCTGAACACGAGGTTTCGTCTGACCTTTTTGCACAGCCGTTTCATATCGAAACATCCGAAGAATCAGCAAGGCGTCTCAAGCGTGCCATCACAAATGCCGCCAGCAAAGACGTTCTGAACCTGCTCGAAACATGCTTCCGCTCCGAAGACACGGGCATCGAGATGAACATTCTGGCATACTTGCGTAAGCTTTTTGCTGGCCTCGACCCGAATTACGGTCGCAATCCTTCGAGCCTCGAAATGATTCCGCTTATCACAATCGCGCGTTCTGTGCGTCGCGAAATGGACAACATGTACGGGATGGTGCGTTTCAACAAGGCCCCCGATGGAATGTACATCGCCGAGATCGAACCCAAGTACGACATTCTCGAAATGATTATCGGGCATTTCCGGTGCCGTTACCCCAACGGCACATGGGCGATTATCGATGTCAAACGAGGCTTTGGCGTGTACTACGAAAACTACAAAACACATTTTGTAACTGTACCCGATCCAAGTTACATTTCCGCGCATGCGCCTCCAGACGAATTTACACGCATGTGGAAGTCTTACTACGATACGATGGCAATCAAGGAGCGGCTCAACCCGCGCCTCCTTCGACGTTGCTTGCCCGTTCGCTACTGGAAGCATCTTCCGGAGCGTTCACTCCCGAATCCATCGCTTGGAACCATGGGGGAGGCGAGATTACGGCTTCCGTCTGCAGTCGCCAAGTCCAACTCCGTAGCTTCATTGATGCTGAAATAGCTGTTGTGGCATAAAAATTGCTTAATCCACACAGAATCGAGCGCTGAATTTTTTATATATGCGAAAAAAAAATTGGCTCTAAAAAAACATTTAGTTATATATTTATAATGGAATTAATGACTTTATGGAGAAAATAAAAGATATGAACGGCTCTTCTGTTAAACCGGGCTTTTTCGTTCAAGATTCTTTTCTGTATAGCAAGGACAACGAAAAGGTTGTTCTCCGTGGTGTTAACCACATGTTTATTTGGACTGATCGCGAAGGCAAGACAATCCCCGAAATTGCAAAAACTGGTGCAAACTGTGTAAGAATTGTTTGGAACACCCGCGGTCGAATCAGCGACCTCGACAATATCATTTCGCTTTGTATTGCAAACGGCATGATTCCAATTCCAGAAATCCACGACACGACTGGTAACTGGGACCGTTTGAGCGACGCTCTCGAATTTTGGCTCCGCGAAGAGACTCTCCAGATGATTTACAATCATCAGGAATACTTGATTTTGAACATCGGCAACGAACCTGGAGACAAGGCTCAGAGCGCCGATGAATTTTTCAATGCCTACAACATCATCGTGACCAAGCTCCGCGCCTCCGGTGTGCGAGTTCCAATCATGATTGATGCCGATGAATGGGGCCAGAACGAAAAGAACCTTTTGAACGTCGGTCCGAAACTTTTGCAAGCGGATCCCGAACACAATTTGATTTTCTCGATTCACATGTGGTGGCCTACCGAACGCCACAACCCAGTCGCTAGCGGCTACGAAACAGTCAAGGACCGCATCAAGGGTACGCTCGAAGAATCTATTAAGCGCAAAATTCCGCTGATTGTCGGTGAATTTGCACCGGTCGCTGCAGGTGGCGTCAGAGAAATTCCGTACAAGTATATCATGGCGGAATGCGAACGCTTGAACATTGGCTGGCTCGCCTGGAGCTGGGGACCGGGTAACTTCGACAGCCCCGAAATGGACATGACGGTGCACGGCTCCTACAATACGCTTGTGGGCTGGGGCAAGGAAATTGCAGTCGATAGCTCTCTTGGCATCCAGAATACCAGTGTCATCCCGAATTTCATCCAGAACAAGGACTTTACGACCGGCTCTCAGGGATCCGGTACGAACATCATTGAAAATGGCGACTTTATCGCCGAGGATCCTCTCAGCGGTTGGACAACCGACTTCTGGGGAGGCAAGGGCGAAGTCACCGTCAAGGATGGAGTTGTTCATTTCGACATTAAAAAGAGCGGCAAGGATTCCTGGAATCTCCAGTTCAAGCAACATTTTGCGCTCCACAAAGGCGTTACATACATTTTCAGCATGCGCGCCAAGGCCGACAAACCACGTACGCTCAACGTGAACATCAAGAAGGATTGCGAAAACTACACGCCGTATGCTAATGGTCGTATCCTCGACTTGAGCACTAGCTGGCAGAACTTCAGCTGGAAATTCACGATGAAGGAAGAAACCGATGTCGATGCAGTACTCATCTTCGACATGGGTGGCGTGCCGACATCCTGGAGTCTCGCCGATGTTTCGCTAGTTCATGCCCGCAGCGTTGCCGACCGCCTCAACAGAACGTTCCAGCGCAACGTGCAAAAGAATTCCGGCTACTTCAACGCCCCGAACGGTCCGTGGGAATTGCACCTATACTCGACCAACGGCACCTTGCTCGACATTCTCGACAAGGGCAAGGGTGGGGAAGGCATGCGCCAGTACCCCAAGATTGAACGCAGCGGAATCATGGTCATTAAGGACCTTGGCTAAACGCGTAACGTGTTTAGCTGCGCATCGCGCGCATTTCATAAACGTGCTTTTACGCATGAATTTTTCCAAAAATAAAAACGCGCAATCCTCTGGACTGCGCGTTTTTTAATCTTTTAAAAGAACGAATTATTCTTCATCGTCTTCCGGAATTACACCCGTTTCCTGAATCTTTTCGCATTCCATAACAAGCGTTGGAGCGAGTAACGGGATTGCGTTTGTCGTAGACGTGGTAGAAAAATTCTCCGTAATCACATTTCCGTTACAAGTCACAACAGCTCCATCGAAATCTTCGGTTGCTTCTGCTTTCGTTTTTGCGCATTCCTGGTCAATTATACTTTGTGGAACTTTGGGATCAAATTCAGCAATGGCCGACAATGAGAACACTTTGTTTTTATATGTTGCATCAATAGTCATTTTGACAGAATCTGGAGCAACAATAACCATGTTGAAAGCTTCATCCGTGTCTTTCGGAATCTCGCATGTAGCCTTGCCTTTTTCTGTATTTGATGGGGGCAATGCAGAACTAGAACTTTTGGGGAGAACGATTGCGGAACTTGACGAAACCTGCATAGAACTAGATGACATCATGTCCGCGGTCATTTTCATCACTTCGCAGAGCCTATTACTTGACTCGACAACATCATCTATTTTTTGACCATTTGCAGAATCTTTATACTTGACAGAAATGGTATTGCCTTCACAAGTGACGGTTGCATTTAAAGTTATCGAACCTTCCTTGCTTTCTTCGCACATATCTTCAATTACAGATTTTGGCGTATTTGAAGGATAGGTGGTTATGCTCTCCATTTCGACATCCGTCCCAACGAGGGTTATCTTCATTTTTATGTTTTCCGAGAGTGCGTTGGTAAAATCCAAAATGACAGCATTGTCCGAAACTTTTTGAACAGAACATGTAATGTCTGTAGGTAGAGTTACGTCTCCCCGTTCAATGGTCGAAGAACTAACAGCATTAACTTGGGATGATGAGCTGTTGCCTTGAACGATTTCAGCGCTAGAGAGACCTTGGCTTGATGAGGACTCAGCAATTGGACTAGGGATAGGAGCTGTGGAATTGTCTGTCGTGCAAGCCCAAAATACCAAAGATACGGCCGCTGACATCGATAAAATCTTTTTATTCATGAGAGTTCTTTTTTGGAAATTTGATTATGCTTTTGCGATTTTGAGGCCGTCGCTGAAAGCCTTGCCAACCTTTTCGCCAACAACGCGGTAGGCATGCGCCGCGGAGTCATAGGAAATCGGCTCGACTTTCCCAAGATCCACCTTGCCGTCATCGCCAAGAACGTTTTCATCAGCGCTGGTGTTCACGACTCTACCCACAATGTAGGTACTTCCGTCAAAATCCGGGCTGCATTCCTTGAGTTCGCATTCAAGCGTCAGCGGAAATTCTTCGAACATCGGCGCATCGACATGGGCGCTCTTGATCACATGCACACCTGCCTTTTCGACCTTGTTGGGCATTTTCTTGCCGCTCACCACACCGAAAAAGTCAGAAACCGTTGCGGTTTTGCGCGTGCCAAAACTTACCGTAAACGCCTTGCGGGCCTTAATATTCTCGGTCGTCTTGTGGTCTGAGCCAAGGCAAATCGAAATCTCGTCTTCTTCGCGCTGGCCGCCCCAAGCCGCATTCATGGCATTGGGAGTTCCGTCTTCGTTGTAAGTCGCGATAATAAGAACGGGTAGGGGAGTGATGATTGCTTTTTTGCCAAAATCTTTACGCATAAAAACCTCTTAACGAATAGCTTCTCGACATTCATTTTTGGCGCTCTCTAGAGCGGCTTCAAAACTGATATTGGTAGGTGCAACTTCTTTAATGTTTATAGAATGATCGCTGCAAACAATCTGGGCATTTTTTTCCTGAGCTTCTCGCTTGTTTTCATCACATTTCTGTTGAACGTATGCCGCAGGCACTTGAGGAGCATAAGAGAGGTCGTATTCGATATTCGCTAAATTACCAGCAATTGTCGTTGTTGTAGTCATTGTAACGTTTTCAGTCACAATCTCCATAATAAACGTATCATCCGAAATGGCATTGGCAGAACAACTAAGCACTTGCGGCCCCGAACCCGAAGCCGACGTGGAATTATCAGAACCACAACCGGAAAATACAAGAGCTGCCGCAGCAGAAATCAAGAAAGCCTTTTTGAGCATAAAACTCCTTCTTAAAAATAATCTTCCATAAAATATAAATCTTGTCAAGAAATAATTTCTATCACCAAAATTAATATTGCAATAATTTACAACAGAAATAAACTCAGAATATCATATAAATGGAATTTTTTGTACATTGTTCTTAACGAATTTATGAAACTCCTTAAAATTTTACCCATAATCGCCATTGCACTTCTCGCGGCGTGCAAATCAACCGTGCCACAGTCCGAAAGCCTGCTCGAAGAACGCGTTTCGACAGCACAAGAAAATAGTTCGAGTTCTTTAGAATTGCCTGTAAAAAGCGATAAAGATTCTACAGTTATTTTTGAACGTATAAAAAGCTACGTCTTTGATTCCGTTATGACGGACATGACTACAAACTTTACCGTTATGGAACATATTTGTTGTGGCGAAGTTCCATCTGATCTCTTATCATGGTGCGAAGTTAAATATGACAGTACGCAAATCCATTTAAACATGACAAGTCGTGATGAAACATATCAATTTAACTTGAAAATTGAAAATGGAATAGCGTTTGCCCAAAAAACATACAGCAATCTCGATCAGGAAAAAATAAAAGATTTATGCACCCAACACAAAAGCGACTCAACAAAGAAAAACGTTGCTTGCGAAAATAATGCTATAACATTCGCATTCAAAGATGACTTTAGTGGTTATGACTTACGTCAACTTGGTAAACAAGATTTTGAACTTAGATGTTTCTTAAAGACTATTGGAGAACGTTATAGCTGCGATATATGTAATTACGAATGAGATTAAAAAGTAAAACAGAACCAATGGTTCGCTTCTTTATCTTAGTTTACATAATCCGCATTATCGGAAATAATAATTTAGAAAGGGGAGTCAGGCTTGTTTCACATTAAAACACTTTTTTACGCTTTTAATTGGCACAGTATTTGCTAAATTTAGGTCGAAAATGTAAAACACCCGCCCGACGGGCGAATTTAAAGGAATTTTATTATCATGGCTGAAGAAAAGAATCCGGAACAGAATGTTGAACCGAACGATACTGAACGTGCTCAATTTGAACAGGATGTGCTGAAAGCCGCCCAGGATGCAATGAATCTCGAAGCCGAAGCCAATGCTTCGGCTAATTCCGCAACCGGCAACGACAACGCAAGCGCATCCCAGGAGTCCACCGAAAAAACTGCTGACGTCGAAGGTCAAAATGCTGAAGCGCCAAAGTCCGAAGAAAAAGCTGAAGAACAGCCGGCCGCACCTTCTGCCGAAGAAGTTTTAAAACAGCAACTTGCCGAAGCCAACGACCGCACCCTTCGCTTGATGGCTGAATTCGACAACTTCCGCCGCCGTAGCGCCAAGGAACAGCTCGAACTCATCGAAACCGCGAACGGCAAGCTTCTCGAAAAGCTCTCCGAAGTCCAGGATAATTTCGAACGCGCTTTCGCCAGCGAAAACAAGGCCAAGGACCTCGAAGCCTTCGAAAAAGGCATGCAGATGATTTACAATCAGTTCTCCAAGGTCCTCACGGATGCAGGCCTCGAACAAATCGACCCGACCGGCAAGGAATTCGACCCGAACCTCCACGAAGCACTGATGCAGCAGCCCAGCGAAACTATCCCGGAAGGTCACGTCGTCACCGTATTCCAGAAGGGTTACAAGCTCAAGAACAAAATCTTGAAGACCGCCAAGGTCATCGTCTCCTCCGGAAAGTAATGCTCATTCGACGAGCTCAGGGCAGGCTTCGGCCATCCTGAGTGAAGGGCTAAGCCCGAATTCGAAGGAACTCCCCCGTTTTTCTGCCTGCCACTCCCCCGTGCGCGGGCTTTTCTTATCCCCCCCCTTTGATAAAATGACAATAGAGATTTGAACGAGCGATTATCCGCAAACATTTTCCGTTATATCTTTATCCTTGGGTGTAGAAATTAACGAGGAATGGAGATCAAGATGTTTGGTAAAATCTTAACCGTTTCAGCTGTATTGGCGTGTGCTGCTTTTGCGCAGCATCCTATAATCACTACAAAATACACGGCGGACCCTGCCCCCTATGTGCACGGCGACACGGTGTACCTTTACACGACCCACGACGACGACAACGCCGACGGGTTCATGATGTACGATTGGTTGCTGTACACTTCCACCGACATGGTGAACTGGACCGATCACGGCGCGGTCGCATCGCTCGGCGATTTCAAGTGGTACAATTCCAATAACGGCGCATGGGCGGAACAGGTCATCGAGCGCGACGGCAAATGGTACATGTACTGCCCCATCCACGGTCACGGCATCTCGGTGCTCGTATCGGACAGCCCTTACGGCCCCTTCAAGGACCCGCTGAACGGCCAACTCGTGTGGCAACGCGAACACTGGAACGATATCGACCCTACCGTTTGGATTGACGACGACGGCCAAGCTTACATGTACTGGGGCAACCCGGAACTCTACATGATCAAGCTGAAAAAGGACATGATCCACACGGAAGGTTCCATCGTGACCTACCCCAAAATCAAGGACTACCAAGAAGGTCCGTGGTTCTACAAACATGGCAAGTATTATTATATGGCGTTCGCCTCCACTTGCTGCTCCGAGGGCATCGGGTACGCCATGAGCGACTCCCCCACTGGTCCGTGGAATTACAAGGGCGATATCATGCCGCATTCCCCGAAAAGCCGCGGCAACCACCCGGGCATCATCGACTACAAGGGAAAATCTTACGTTTTCGGCCTGAATTACCTGCTGTGGGCGGAATACCAAGCAAAAATCGGACAGGCCTACAAGCATGCGGAACGCCGCTCGGTCTCCGTGGCCGAGATGCACTACAATGCCGACGGGACTATCCAGAAAATTGACTTCTGGCCCGAAAATGGTGTAGCGCAAGTGGAAGATTTTGACCCGTACAAGCGCGTCGAAGCTGAAACAATGTCTTGGAGCGAAGGTGTCAAGAGCCGTAACGCCAAGGACGTGGGCAACGTCATCCTCACCAACATAGGTAACGGCGACTACACCAAGATTAGTGGCGTGGAATTCGGCGACGCAGGCGCAGAAAGTTTTTCTGCATCGGTGCTAAATGTCAAGAAGGCATCAAGTATCACGGTTCGCCTGGACAAGGTGGACGGCGAAATCATCGGCAAGGCGGAATTCTCCGCAGACGGTCTCGTGACGGTTTCGCTTACGGGCGCTGTCGGCAAGCACGACGTGTTCTTCGTGTTCACGGGCGATTTCGAGGCGGACTACTGGGAATTCGAGGACAGCAAAACGGCCATTCCGCAGAGCCCCTTCTGCAAGGCTAAACTTACCGACCCCGAAGCTAAATGCGACATTCCGGTTATAGGCGCAAGCGTCGAAGGCCCCGCCAACTTCATTGACTTCGAAAACTACGACGTGGGCGGTGCCGGCAAGGCCTACTACGACATGGATACCGAAAACCAAGGTAAAGAATACCGCGAAGACCGCGTGGATATCGTCGCCATGAAAGACAAATGCGGTGACGGCTTTGCCGTGGGCTACACCCAGAAAGGCGAATGGCTGGAATACACCGTCAATGTGGAAACAAGCGGAACCCTCCCCTTCGAACTCAGCTACGCCAGCGGCATGGACAACACGAGCATTCGCCTCTTCATGGACAATGAACCCATCACCGATACACTCTCGCTTTCTGGAACCGATGACTTCGATACATACGCTACGTACAAAGGCAAAACAACCAAGGAACTCACCAAGGGCGAACACGTGTTCAAAGTCTTAATTACAAGCGACTACGTGAACCTCGACTGGATTGCCTTTGGTAAAATTGAAGGCGATATTATGGACAAACGCAATGGCACCACGGGCATCTTGCCGAAATTTGCTTCGGATGCTGCAAACGCTTTCGCAAAAAACGCAGGTGTTTACAAGGTCTTTGACTTGATGGGCAATATGCTCGGCAAAGTCCGTCTAAACGCCGGAGCTTCGCAGACAGATATCAAGAACGGACTCAAAACCGCCGGCTTCGGGAGCGGAGTCTATGCCGTCCGGAATCCTGCTGGAAAGGCCCTGAAATTGCAAGTCGGGGAATAAACCCAACCTCCCCCGCATTTAAAAGCCCCGACCTCTCGTAACGATGGCCGGGGTTTTTAGTGTCAAAGTTTAATGCAATTTCTGTGGCGAATTAACTACATGCACAGAATGTCCAACATCTGTCGCGGCGTGACGACAATCGGATTTGCAGGAAAATGCTTGACGTTCCCCGTTACAAGATGCGTTTCGGCTGTTTTACCATGAGAAAGCGCAATGGAATAAAAGACAATGTCCTTGGGATCGGGCTTGGCTTCTGCAACAGTTTCCAAAGCATTTTCCATAACACCCAAGGATTCTATCTGGGATATGGTTTCTGAAATCAGCTCCGAAGAAAAACCGAATTTCGGCCTATTCAAAACATTGCGATACTCATTCAGAATTTCATCATTATATACAGGAACAACAAATCCATTGAAAACTGCCTGCAATACGACTCCAGGAACAGAGTTCCATTTCAGCAAAGCGGAAACAATGACATTCGTGTCAATGACCGCATAGTACTTCATCGACCGCTCCTGGCTGCATCAATTTCAGCATTGATCTCGTCTAGAGTCATATCGGCGGCCCCTGCTCTTTCAGCCTCGGCAGAAAGCTGGCGCATTACCATCGACATGCGACTTGCAACTGGATTTGCATTGTAGAAAGCGCGTCTGTCGGCGGCATAGGCGGGAGCCTTTGAGGACGCAACCTCGAAGGGAATCCTCTTCTCGCGCACAACGGCACGAGCAAAGACATTTATCGCCGTGGTCATCGACATGCCAAACTCTTCGCAAAGCTTGTCAAAGTCCTTTTTCAGGTTGTCATCCATTCGAATGCTAAAGGTAGTTTGTGACATAAAAGCAACCTTTTTTCTCTAAATATATATTAAAACACACCGAAATGCAACCTAAATAATGAGCTCAAAGGATCCTCCCTCGTGAGGATTTTTAATCAATTTATCTTAATTTTTTACTTGTAATTTTACTTAAAATTATATATTATTAAAATGGAGGTTGTTTATGCCCTGCATTTTACCAGTGTCTGATTTACGAAATTACAATGAAGTTCTTCAGAACGTGTCCGAAGAATCTCCCGTGTTCCTGACCAAAAACGGTCGGGGTTGCTATGTTGTCATAGACATCAAAGAATACGAACGGATGGTAGCGGCATTGAAATTCCAAAAGGCTCTTGCCGAGGGAGAACGATCTGCCGAACAGGGTGGCTGGCTTTCCGCTGCGGATGTGCGAAAGAAATACGAGGTGTAGATGCCCGTCATCATTTTTTCGCCAAAGGTCTCCGAGGATTTGGATTCAATCAAAGCGTATATAGAATCTGAATTGGGCAGTCCTCAAGCGGCAAATGAAAAGGTTCTTGAAATCCTTGATGCCATCGACAACCTTGCCATTTTTCCTGAAATAGGTCCATCCTTAAAAGGCAAAGTAGATTCATTGAGTCGATATCGATGTTTATCAGTATCGAACTGTATTGTTTTTTATCGAATTGAACTCGACAAGGTGCTTCACTCATAATCATCGACTCCGGTTATTTACAAAGATTACGCTCCGAAAGATCTGGGTCGACAACAATACAACCACCGGAAATGTCCGTATCAAAAATAATCTTTTCTCCTGCACGATGGTGCGGCAATCCCTTAAGCGGGGAATCAAATTCTATCCAATCATAAAAATTCAAGCGATTGGCATAGTACCTTTTTCCTCTCGGTACATATTTCCAGGTGCCCCGATTCGAATCCAAGCCATTGCCGTCCGCATAGACCTGCAAAAATGTAGAATCTGGGTAAAGCGTCACCGATTCAAAGCCATGCTCATGCGTTCGCTTATACGTTCCAACAAAATCTTCATCTTGGAAGCACTGGAATAATACAAAAATAACCAAAAGCGCCCCAAGGGAAATTTTCATGAATGCAGGCTTTTTCATTTTCTTGTAATATACTTTATAAAGAAAACAAGTGCGAATATCGCCGAACAAAAAACAGCACTACCAACAAACCAAGACACAAAAACAGTCGCTATTTCACCCCAAACAACACCTGATTCCGTATAAAATTCTCCCTGCGGATTGTTGGTAATGGCCGCATGCACCATAAAAATTCCAACCACAATAGATTGAATAAGGGTATAAAGCCCCGCGATAAATATGTACTCTTTCTTCGAATTCATAAAGAATTAATGCTTACAGTTCCAAGAACCTTCTGTATTCTTCGGCATCGGTGTTTTAATCACTACGGAAGAATCTAAAGGAAATATAAATACAACAGTATCATCACAAACACGTTCTTCTGGCGGTCCCTCGCAACTATATCGAGCCTTCATGTCCCTAAACTTTATTTTAAAAATAACCGTTTCACAAGAATCAGAGTCCGTCTCACAATAACGCTTGTAATCATTCCTATGCAAACGGCACATTGCACACTTACATGAATTGTCATCACAACATATTGTATCACGACCGTTCAAACGTTCCGCATAAATAACGGTCGAGTCTTTTGCCTTTATGTTTCTGTATTTAACTTGAAATACAATTTCGTTCGTATCAATTCCACACCACGTGTCAACATTAACTTTATCGAATCCTATACATTTTTCCGCCGTGCTCCTTGAAAACACAATGTAAGGCAGCAAATCATATCCGAGAAAGAAGTAATAATTTAAATCATCCTGAGCATAAATCCACCAGTCGCCAGAGCCGTTGTTCATTTGGTTCACTTCAAACCTGCACAAGCTGGATTCGTTCGGAATTATATATACCGGTTCAATCTTTGTCATATAGTAGTTGCCCACACAATTGAATCGAACAATCAAGAGAACGAACAATAGCACCGCAAGGGCGCCAAGGGAAATTATTATGGCTACAGTTTTTTTCATCTTCTATAAGATTATTTTTTCGGTATCGGCATCGTG is a window encoding:
- a CDS encoding putative DNA modification/repair radical SAM protein, with product MDLREKLDILGDAAKYDVSCSSSGSKRNSPKGGMGCGHSSGICHTWSADGRCISLLKVLFSNACKYDCAYCVNRRSNDIPRATFTPKELINLTLEFYRRNYIEGLFLSSAVIGTPDYTMELLIKVAKELRLVHHFGGYIHLKAIPGASSKLLFEAGLYADRSSVNIEIPSDKQLQYLAPEKNFASIYRPMNFLAERKLEYKADKSKYSPKFLPAGQSTQMIVGASGETDFQILTLSAGFYKQQQMKRVYFSGYVPINADKRLPVITTKPPLLREHRLYQADWLMRFYKFEYNEILDEKNPFLDPDLDPKVMWALRHPECFPVDLQTADYEMILRVPGIGVRSAQLIVSGRRYNKIRLEHLKKMGVVLKRAKYFIYNNEVPRELHKLYPEMIRPLLIAGKPKSDQLDLFDSMPAALPSPATNQPITQPTANYQPIAMPPPRAAQSPQTLSIASN
- a CDS encoding TIGR03915 family putative DNA repair protein — translated: MSIAIHYDSTFDGFLSAVFEIYRQHLDVTSFVAERSYEAEHEVSSDLFAQPFHIETSEESARRLKRAITNAASKDVLNLLETCFRSEDTGIEMNILAYLRKLFAGLDPNYGRNPSSLEMIPLITIARSVRREMDNMYGMVRFNKAPDGMYIAEIEPKYDILEMIIGHFRCRYPNGTWAIIDVKRGFGVYYENYKTHFVTVPDPSYISAHAPPDEFTRMWKSYYDTMAIKERLNPRLLRRCLPVRYWKHLPERSLPNPSLGTMGEARLRLPSAVAKSNSVASLMLK
- a CDS encoding cellulase family glycosylhydrolase produces the protein MEKIKDMNGSSVKPGFFVQDSFLYSKDNEKVVLRGVNHMFIWTDREGKTIPEIAKTGANCVRIVWNTRGRISDLDNIISLCIANGMIPIPEIHDTTGNWDRLSDALEFWLREETLQMIYNHQEYLILNIGNEPGDKAQSADEFFNAYNIIVTKLRASGVRVPIMIDADEWGQNEKNLLNVGPKLLQADPEHNLIFSIHMWWPTERHNPVASGYETVKDRIKGTLEESIKRKIPLIVGEFAPVAAGGVREIPYKYIMAECERLNIGWLAWSWGPGNFDSPEMDMTVHGSYNTLVGWGKEIAVDSSLGIQNTSVIPNFIQNKDFTTGSQGSGTNIIENGDFIAEDPLSGWTTDFWGGKGEVTVKDGVVHFDIKKSGKDSWNLQFKQHFALHKGVTYIFSMRAKADKPRTLNVNIKKDCENYTPYANGRILDLSTSWQNFSWKFTMKEETDVDAVLIFDMGGVPTSWSLADVSLVHARSVADRLNRTFQRNVQKNSGYFNAPNGPWELHLYSTNGTLLDILDKGKGGEGMRQYPKIERSGIMVIKDLG
- a CDS encoding flavin reductase family protein; the protein is MRKDFGKKAIITPLPVLIIATYNEDGTPNAMNAAWGGQREEDEISICLGSDHKTTENIKARKAFTVSFGTRKTATVSDFFGVVSGKKMPNKVEKAGVHVIKSAHVDAPMFEEFPLTLECELKECSPDFDGSTYIVGRVVNTSADENVLGDDGKVDLGKVEPISYDSAAHAYRVVGEKVGKAFSDGLKIAKA
- the grpE gene encoding nucleotide exchange factor GrpE codes for the protein MAEEKNPEQNVEPNDTERAQFEQDVLKAAQDAMNLEAEANASANSATGNDNASASQESTEKTADVEGQNAEAPKSEEKAEEQPAAPSAEEVLKQQLAEANDRTLRLMAEFDNFRRRSAKEQLELIETANGKLLEKLSEVQDNFERAFASENKAKDLEAFEKGMQMIYNQFSKVLTDAGLEQIDPTGKEFDPNLHEALMQQPSETIPEGHVVTVFQKGYKLKNKILKTAKVIVSSGK
- a CDS encoding putative toxin-antitoxin system toxin component, PIN family, with protein sequence MKYYAVIDTNVIVSALLKWNSVPGVVLQAVFNGFVVPVYNDEILNEYRNVLNRPKFGFSSELISETISQIESLGVMENALETVAEAKPDPKDIVFYSIALSHGKTAETHLVTGNVKHFPANPIVVTPRQMLDILCM
- a CDS encoding type II toxin-antitoxin system RelB/DinJ family antitoxin; the protein is MSQTTFSIRMDDNLKKDFDKLCEEFGMSMTTAINVFARAVVREKRIPFEVASSKAPAYAADRRAFYNANPVASRMSMVMRQLSAEAERAGAADMTLDEINAEIDAARSGR